In Nocardia sp. XZ_19_385, the sequence CACCCAGTCGATCTCGGTGTCGACCTTGGCGAAATCCTGGGCCTCGACCGCGTCCAGGGTGCGGCCCCACAGGTCGACGACCTGGTCGATCTGCGGATCGCGGTCCCGGTTGCGCAGATGTTCGACGGCGCGGGCGTAGTACTCACGCTGGATATCGAGGGCACTGGCCTGCCGGCCGCCCGCCAGGCGGACCGGACGCCGCCCGGTCATGTCGTGGCTGACCTCACGGATCGCGCGAATCGGATTGTCCAGGGCGAAGTCCCGGAACGAGACACCGGCCTCGATCATCTCCAGCACCAGCGCCGCCGTGCCGACCTTCAGCATTGTGGTGGTCTCGGACATGTTCGAGTCGCCCACGATGACGTGCAGGCGGCGGTACTTCTCGGCGTCGGCGTGCGGCTCGTCGCGGGTGTTGATGATCGGGCGCGAGCGGGTGGTCGCCGAGGAGACGCCCTCCCAGATGTGCTCGGCGCGCTGCGACAGGCAGAAGGTCGCGGCCTTCGGCGTCTGCAGCACTTTGCCCGCGCCACAGATCAATTGGCGGGTCACCAGGAACGGCAGCAGCACATCCGAGATCCGGGAGAACTCGCCGGCGCGCACCACGAGGAAGTTCTCGTGGCAGCCGTAGGAGTTGCCCGCGGAGTCGGTGTTGTTCTTGAACAGGTAGATGTCGCCGCCGATACCTTCCTCGGCGAGCCGCTGTTCGGCGTCGATCAGGAGTTCCTCGAGCACGCGCTCACCGGCGCGGTCATGGGTGACCAGCTGATGCAGGCTGTCGCACTCGGCCGTGGCGTACTCCGGATGCGAACCCACATCGAGGTACAACCGAGCCCCGTTGCGCAGGAACACATTCGAGCTCCTGCCCCAGGACACCACCCGGCGGAAAAGGTACCGGGCCACCTCGTCGGGGGACAGCCGACGGTGACCGTGGAAGGTGCATGTCACACCGAACTCGGTCTCGATCCCCATGATTCGTCGCTGCACATGTTCGACATTACAGCCATGTCATGTACTTCCGTGGGGCCGCGGACAACACAGGCCATACGGGTTCACAACGATTTGACCGGAGCGACCGCACGCAAAAGCCCGGGCCCGCGCTGCGTTGCTGCAGCGCGGACCCGGGCTTCGGCTGTCGGATTACTCCGGTTTCGGCGCGTCCTTGGTGGGCTCTGCTTCGGCCGGCTTTGCCTCGGCGGGCTCATCCGCGGCCGGAGCCGCGGTTTTGCCCGGATTCAGCAGCTTCTCCAGCGCCGAGTTGGTGACCCGCCGGAAAGCACGGCGCGGCCGCGCCTGCTCCAGCGTGGCTACCTCGAGCTGTGCCACCCCGATGGCCCGCTTGTCCGGGCCCTCGGGCACTCCGGCCTGCAACGCCTTGACCGCCACACCGATGGCCGCGGTGAGATCCAGGCCGGCCTTGTAGGAGCTCTTCAACGCACTGACGATGGGCTCGGTCGTGCCGCCCATCACCACATACTCGCGCTCGTCGGCGATGGAGCCGTCGAAGTTGATCCGATACAGCACCGATTCGGGCTGCTGCTCCGGATACCCCACCTCGGCGACGCAGATTTCCACCTCGTAAGGCTTGAGCTGGTCGGTGAAGATGGCGCCGAGGGTCTGCGCGTAGGCGTTGGCCAGCGCGCGACCGGTGACATCGCGCCGGTCGAACTGGTAACCGCGCAGATCGGCCTGCAGGATGCCGTTACGGCGCAGGTTCTCGAACTCGTTGTACTTGCCCACGGCCGCGAAACCCACGCGGTCGTAGAGCTCACTCACCTTGTGCAGGGTCGCCGACGGATTCTCCGCGACGAACAGCACGCCCTTGTCGTATACCAGCACGATGACACTGCGACCGCGAGCGATGCCCTTGCGCGCGAGCTCGGTCTTGTCGCGCATGATCTGTTCGGCCGAGGCGTAATACGGCAGTGTCATGCGGTGGCACCCCCTTCAACCTCTGCGGCCTCACGATCGGCGACGATCCCGCGGGTGATCGCGGCCAAACGCTCCTCGGACACCTCGTCGGCGCCGTCTTCGTTGATCACGACCGCCGTCGGGAAGATGCCGCGCACCAGATCCGGACCGCCGGTGGCGGTGTCGTCGTCGGCCGCGTCGAACAGCGACTCGATCGCGATCCGCAGCGCGCGTTCCTCGTCGAGTCCCTTGGAATACAACTTCTTCAGCGACGACTTGGCGAACATCGACCCGGAACCGACAGCGGCATAACCGAATCGCTCCTCGCTGCGCCCACCGACCACGTCGTAGGTGATGATCCGGCCCTTGCGGTCCGGATCGACGGTGTGCTCGTCGTAGCCGACCAGCACCGGCACCACGGCCAGGCCCTGCATGGCGGCAGGGAGGTTGTCGCGCACCATCTTCGACAGCTTGTTGGCCTTGCCGTCGAAGGTGAGCGAGACGCCCTCGATCTTCTCGTAGTACTCCAACTCCACCGCGAACAACCGCACCATCTCGATGGCCAGGCCCGCGGTGCCCGCGATACCCGCCGCCGAGAAGCTGTCGGTGATGTGCACCTTCTCGATGTCCCTGCTGGCCAGCAGGTTCCCCTGGGTGGCACGCCGGTCACCGGCGATCAGCACGCCGCCGCGGTAGGACACCGTGACGATGGTGGTGCCGTGCGGGGCGAGGTCCGACGCGGCGGTGCCACCGGCTGCTGCGGTGGCACCGTCGATCGCGGCGAACCTGTTGCCCGGCAACAGCTCCGGTGCGTGCTGACGCAGATGCTCGATGAACGAGGACAGTGCGTGCCCCGGTTGGAGACGCATCGGGTCACCTGCTGTCACTGGCCGCCCTTCTGCACGTACGCACGGACGAAGTCTTCGGCGTTCTCTTCGAGCACGTCATCGATCTCGTCGAGCAGGTCGTCGGTCTCCTCCGCCAGTTTTTCGCGGCGCTCCTGACCCGCGGCGTCTACACCCTCGGGACCCTCGTCCTCGTCGCCGCCCCCGGTGCGCTTGGTCTGCTCTTGTGCCATGGCAGCCGACCTCCTCTGTCCTCATCATGACCGGAACTGAATTATGAGCACGGTCCCGATCATGAGCAATGTGCGTGCTCGTCCTTCAACCCTACCCAGCAACACCGGCGGGATGGCGTATCTGTGTTCAATTCGCCGTCCGCTTGTGTTCGGTTATGTAGTCAGCTGTTCCACCAAATCGGCCGCGGAGTTCACTCCATCGAGCAGTTTGCCCACATGTGCCTTGGTGCCGCGGCGCGGTTCCAGCGTCGGGATCCGCACCAGCGAATCGCCGCCGAGGTCGAAGATCACCGAATCCCAACTGGCGGCCGCGATGTCGGCGCCGAAGCGGCGCAGGCACTCGCCGCGGAAGTAGGCGCGGGTGTCGGTCGGCGCGTTCGTCATCGCGTCGAGCACCTGCTGCTCGGTGACCAGTCGCTTCATCGAACCGCGCGCGACCAGGCGGTTGTAGAGGCCCTTGTCCAGGCGCACGTCCGAGTACTGCAGGTCGATCATGTGCAGTTTCGGGGCGGACCAGGCCAGGCCCTCACGCTGCCGGTAGCCCTCGAGCAGGCGCAACTTGGCGGTCCAGTCGAGCAGGTCGGCGGTCTCCATCGGGTCGCGTTCCAGCAGGTCCAGCACCATGGCCCAGTTGTCCAGGATGTCGCGGGCGCGCGGGTCGTCGACGCCTTCGCGGTCCATGAACTTCGCCGCCCGCTCGTGGTAGAGCCGCTGCAGCGCCAGGCCGGTCAGTTCGCGGCCGTCGGCCAAGGCGACGGTGGCGCGCAGCGTGGGGTCGTGGCTGATCTGGTGCACGGCGGTGACCGGGCGGGCCAGCTGCAGATCCGAGAGGTCCTCGCCGGCCTCGATGAGGTCCAGCACCAGGGCGGTGGTGCCGACCTTGAGGTAGGTCGACATCTCGGCCAGGTTGGCGTCACCGATGATGACGTGCAGGCGGCGGTACTTGTCGGCGTCGGCGTGCGGTTCGTCGCGGGTGTTGATGATGCCGCGCTTGAGCGTGGTCTCCAGGCCGACCTCGACCTCGATGTAGTCGGCGCGCTGGGAGAGCTGGAATCCGGCGTGATCGCCGGACTGGCCGATGCCGACGCGGCCGGAGCCACAGATGACCTGACGGGAGACGAAGAACGGGGTCAGCCCGACGATGATCTGGTTGAACGGGGTGTCGCGGCTCATCAGGTAGTTCTCGTGGGTGCCGTAGGAGGCGCCCTTGCCGTCGACGTTGTTCTTGTACAGCTGCAGGCGCGGGGCGCCGGGCACGCTGGAGGCGTGCCGCGCGGCGGCTTCCATGACCCGTTCGCCCGCTTTGTCCCAAATGACCGCATCGAGCGCGTCGGTGACCTCGGGCGCGGAGTACTCCGGGTGCGCGTGGTCGACGTACAGCCGCGCGCCATTGGTGAGGATCATGTTGGCGGCCCCGACCTCGTCGGCGTCGATCACCGGGGCCGGGCCGTTCATCCGGGACAGGTCGAATCCGCGCGCGTCCCGCAGCGGCGACTCCACCTCGTAATCCCAGCGGGTCCGCTTGGCGCGCGGCACACCCTCGGCGGCGGCGTAGGCGAGAACCGCTTGCGTGGAGGTAAGAATCGGGTTCGCCGACGGCTCGGTGGGAGTGGAGATGCCGTATTCGACCTCGATACCGATAATGCGCTGCATACCTCGAGCCTAGGCGACGCCCGCACCCGAGCCCTCCGCACCCGGGCTGCGGCGCGCCCGATCCCATTCCGGCAGGGGATGTTCGGTCCGTCGAGCGGCGGACCCGAAGTCATCCCGGGGGTGGTACTTCCGGAGGATCCTTCGGCTCGGGGGCGGGGCTGATAGTCGGTGTATGACCGAATCGACAGTCGATCCGCCCGCGGAGCTCACCGGGCGGCATCACAAACCCGAAGAGCCGGTGGTTGCCGCCCGA encodes:
- the pafA gene encoding Pup--protein ligase gives rise to the protein MQRRIMGIETEFGVTCTFHGHRRLSPDEVARYLFRRVVSWGRSSNVFLRNGARLYLDVGSHPEYATAECDSLHQLVTHDRAGERVLEELLIDAEQRLAEEGIGGDIYLFKNNTDSAGNSYGCHENFLVVRAGEFSRISDVLLPFLVTRQLICGAGKVLQTPKAATFCLSQRAEHIWEGVSSATTRSRPIINTRDEPHADAEKYRRLHVIVGDSNMSETTTMLKVGTAALVLEMIEAGVSFRDFALDNPIRAIREVSHDMTGRRPVRLAGGRQASALDIQREYYARAVEHLRNRDRDPQIDQVVDLWGRTLDAVEAQDFAKVDTEIDWVIKRKLFQRYQDRYNMELSDPKIAQLDLTYHDIKRGRGIFDLLQRKGLAKRITEDEAVDAAVDTPPQTTRAKLRGDFITAAQEAGRDFTVDWVHLKLNDQAQRTVLCKDPFRSVDERVDRLIASM
- the prcA gene encoding proteasome subunit alpha — encoded protein: MTLPYYASAEQIMRDKTELARKGIARGRSVIVLVYDKGVLFVAENPSATLHKVSELYDRVGFAAVGKYNEFENLRRNGILQADLRGYQFDRRDVTGRALANAYAQTLGAIFTDQLKPYEVEICVAEVGYPEQQPESVLYRINFDGSIADEREYVVMGGTTEPIVSALKSSYKAGLDLTAAIGVAVKALQAGVPEGPDKRAIGVAQLEVATLEQARPRRAFRRVTNSALEKLLNPGKTAAPAADEPAEAKPAEAEPTKDAPKPE
- the dop gene encoding depupylase/deamidase Dop, translated to MQRIIGIEVEYGISTPTEPSANPILTSTQAVLAYAAAEGVPRAKRTRWDYEVESPLRDARGFDLSRMNGPAPVIDADEVGAANMILTNGARLYVDHAHPEYSAPEVTDALDAVIWDKAGERVMEAAARHASSVPGAPRLQLYKNNVDGKGASYGTHENYLMSRDTPFNQIIVGLTPFFVSRQVICGSGRVGIGQSGDHAGFQLSQRADYIEVEVGLETTLKRGIINTRDEPHADADKYRRLHVIIGDANLAEMSTYLKVGTTALVLDLIEAGEDLSDLQLARPVTAVHQISHDPTLRATVALADGRELTGLALQRLYHERAAKFMDREGVDDPRARDILDNWAMVLDLLERDPMETADLLDWTAKLRLLEGYRQREGLAWSAPKLHMIDLQYSDVRLDKGLYNRLVARGSMKRLVTEQQVLDAMTNAPTDTRAYFRGECLRRFGADIAAASWDSVIFDLGGDSLVRIPTLEPRRGTKAHVGKLLDGVNSAADLVEQLTT
- the prcB gene encoding proteasome subunit beta, translated to MRLQPGHALSSFIEHLRQHAPELLPGNRFAAIDGATAAAGGTAASDLAPHGTTIVTVSYRGGVLIAGDRRATQGNLLASRDIEKVHITDSFSAAGIAGTAGLAIEMVRLFAVELEYYEKIEGVSLTFDGKANKLSKMVRDNLPAAMQGLAVVPVLVGYDEHTVDPDRKGRIITYDVVGGRSEERFGYAAVGSGSMFAKSSLKKLYSKGLDEERALRIAIESLFDAADDDTATGGPDLVRGIFPTAVVINEDGADEVSEERLAAITRGIVADREAAEVEGGATA
- a CDS encoding ubiquitin-like protein Pup; translation: MAQEQTKRTGGGDEDEGPEGVDAAGQERREKLAEETDDLLDEIDDVLEENAEDFVRAYVQKGGQ